A region from the Aegilops tauschii subsp. strangulata cultivar AL8/78 chromosome 5, Aet v6.0, whole genome shotgun sequence genome encodes:
- the LOC109784835 gene encoding protein CHROMATIN REMODELING 35 gives MDVAPGEDPPADPSGMYYRRKRKCSDPINNLSLTGNRVHSWGCGSVTEEWDRLYAQKVQLLTFLSTLPEPALSYGPSAETNMANSIEQREEKKSVIVLDSDDEDESTEAHKHLTPEKNKQLTPEKNKHLIPSEQAGALMRVVTEGIDEVINETMPVRDQNSQIVPYSPSATLVNQYPVTSYQPSAVLFERVILQKRPEEERIHDLAVATHKEKIAETQVLPPLPKERKKRKVDPSSQVDGDVEIVPRKRKGKNEANPAVFDLPSERYNPAGEDEPVEEDEPMGEDEPMEEEHIQEQESDGLEDFWNEYSVALESSKLDTLEEAANEKEVGEKEVDDACNHDIQIHEDLGHVCRVCGLIVKRADTIIDYQWRKASRSRSYFSEKRSKDSDEIVTGDVRVAEELNALDIAIHPRHEKQMRPHQLAGFHFLVKNLVSDKPGGCILAHAPGSGKTFMLISFIQSFLAKYPSGRPLVVLPKGILGTWKREFQQWQVEDIPLYDLYSVKTRAEQLEILKSWEAKRSILLVGYTQFSWIISSDEGGAVAAGCQERLLKVPNLLIMDEGHLPRTESTNVLESLQRVQTPRKVVLSGTLFQNHVSEVFNIMNLVRPKFLKKDSSRPIVARIMSQVSISGRRISKEDTDKFNESVEETLLHDGDITRKVNVIRSLRELTKDVLHYYKGDILDDLPGLVDFSVFLKLSPKQKEIVHKLEAYEKFKKNAVGTALYMHPCLSEMSEVAAADRASNLTDAAVDSLVQSINVADGVKARFFTNILALAESAGEKVLAFSQYLLPMKFLERLLVKTRGWHVGKEMFVIRGDSKCTMEERELTVAQFNNSADAKVLFGSIKACGEGISLVGASRVVILDVHLNPSVTRQAIGRAFRPGQQKKVFVYRLVAADSPEENTHKTAVKKEVIPKLWFEWSEQRCTSEGFQLNEIDIDDCGDELLDNRAMRQDIKALYTR, from the exons GCATGTATTACCGCAGAAAAAGGAAGTGTTCCGACCCCATCAATAATCTTTCACTTACTGGAAATAGGGTTCACAGTTGGGGATGTGGCAGTGTTACCGAGGAGTGGGACCGCTTGTATGCTCAGAAGGTCCAATTGTTGACTTTCCTTTCGACTCTGCCCGAGCCTGCTCTGAGCTATGGGCCGAGTGCTGAAACTAATATGGCCAATTCTATCGAGCAAAGAGAAGAGAAAAAGAGTGTAATAGTTCTTGATTCGGATGATGAAGATGAAAGCACAGAAGCACACAAACATCTGACGCCTGAGAAAAACAAACAGCTCACACCTGAGAAAAATAAACATCTGATACCATCAGAACAGGCTGGTGCTCTCATGAGGGTGGTAACAGAAGGAATTGATGAAGTAATAAATGAGACAATGCCTGTTAGAGACCAAAACAGTCAAATTGTTCCATATAGTCCAAGTGCAACTTTAGTGAATCAGTATCCTGTTACCAGCTATCAACCATCAGCAGTTCTGTTTGAGAGAGTTATATTGCAGAAAAGACCTGAGGAGGAACGTATCCATGATCTGGCT GTTGCTACCCATAAGGAGAAAATAGCAGAAACACAAGTTCTCCCTCCACTTCCTAAGGAGAGAAAAAAACGAAAAGTTGATCCAAGCTCCCAGGTAGATGGGGATGTTGAAATTGtgccaagaaaaagaaaaggaaaaaatgaagCAAATCCAGCAGTATTTGATTTGCCCTCAGAACGTTACAATCCTGCGGGGGAAGACGAGCCTGTGGAGGAAGATGAGCCTATGGGGGAAGATGAGCCTATGGAGGAAGAGCATATACAAGAACAGGAAAGTGATGGCCTTGAAGATTTTTGGAATGAGTACTCAGTGGCACTTGAAAGCTCTAAG CTCGACACACTTGAAGAGGCAGCCAATGAGAAAGAAGTGGGTGAGAAAGAGGTGGACGACGCTTGCAATCATGATATACAGATTCATGAAGATCTGGGCCATGTATGCCGTGTCTGCGGTTTGATTGTGAAAAGGGCTGACACTATCATTGATTATCAGTGGAGAAAG GCATCAAGGTCAAGATCATATTTCTCTGAAAAGCGTTCAAAGGATTCTGACGAGATTGTCACTGGTGATGTTAGAGTCGCTGAGGAACTCAATGCTTTAGACATTGCTATTCATCCAAGACATGAAAAGCAAATGAGACCACATCAGTTGGCAGGTTTCCACTTTCTGGTCAAGAATTTGGTCTCTGACAAACCAGGAGGTTGCATTCTAGCTCATGCGCCTGGTTCGGGGAAAACATTTATGCTCATCAGTTTTATTCAGAGCTTCTTGGCAAAATATCCCTCTGGAAGGCCTCTCGTTGTACTCCCTAAAGGTATATTAGGTACTTGGAAAAGGGAATTTCAACAGTGGCAAGTGGAGGACATACCACTGTATGATTTGTATTCTGTCAAGACCAGAGCAGAGCAGTTGGAAATCCTCAAGTCTTGGGAAGCCAAAAGGAGTATCCTCTTGGTGGGCTACACTCAGTTCTCTTGGATCATTAGCAGTGACGAGGGTGGCGCCGTTGCAGCTGGATGCCAGGAGAGGTTGCTTAAGGTCCCGAACCTACTTATAATGGATGAGGGCCATTTACCTAGGACTGAGTCAACTAATGTGCTAGAATCACTGCAGAGAGTACAAACTCCACGCAAGGTTGTCCTATCTGGTACACTTTTCCAGAATCATGTCTCAGAAGTGTTCAACATCATGAACCTTGTACGCCCAAAGTTTCTCAAGAAGGATTCATCTCGTCCTATCGTTGCTCGTATAATGAGTCAAGTGTCAATATCAGGTCGCAGGATTTCAAAAGAAGACACTGATAAATTCAATGAGTCGGTAGAAGAGACCCTGCTGCATGATGGTGACATCACGAGAAAAGTAAACGTCATTAGAAGTCTCAGAGAACTAACAAAAGACGTGCTTCACTACTACAAGGGTGATATCTTGGATGACCTACCTGGCCTTGTAGACTTCAGTGTCTTCTTGAAACTCAGTCCCAAGCAGAAAGAAATCGTTCACAAGTTGGAAGCCTACGAGAAGTTCAAAAAAAATGCAGTAGGAACTGCCCTGTACATGCATCCATGTCTATCTGAAATGTCAGAAGTCGCAGCGGCAGACAGGGCTTCCAACTTGACGGATGCAGCTGTTGATAGTCTGGTCCAGTCTATCAACGTGGCCGACGGTGTGAAGGCCAGATTTTTCACCAATATCCTGGCACTTGCGGAATCTGCAGGAGAGAAGGTCCTTGCTTTCAGTCAGTACCTACTTCCCATGAAATTTTTGGAAAGGCTACTGGTTAAGACAAGGGGCTGGCATGTAGGAAAGGAGATGTTTGTGATCCGTGGTGATAGTAAATGTACTATGGAAGAAAGAGAACTGACAGTGGCTCAGTTTAACAACTCTGCTGATGCAAAAGTCCTGTTTGGCTCTATCAAGGCATGTGGGGAGGGCATCTCCCTGGTGGGCGCATCGAGAGTGGTCATTCTAGATGTTCACTTGAACCCCTCCGTTACCCGTCAGGCAATCGGGCGGGCGTTCAGGCCTGGACAGCAGAAGAAAGTGTTTGTCTACAGGCTCGTAGCAGCTGACTCTCCGGAGGAGAACACCCATAAAACTGCGGTCAAGAAGGAGGTGATACCGAAGCTGTGGTTTGAATGGAGCGAGCAGCGCTGCACGTCGGAGGGCTTCCAGCTGAACGAAATCGACATCGACGACTGTGGGGACGAGCTGCTGGACAACAGGGCAATGCGCCAGGACATCAAGGCCTTGTACACAAGGTGA